TGGCGTGTTATTTTCGAAAACAAAAACCTTATTCAGTTAAAAACTGATGAAGATATCATGCAACTTATTACGTTAGCCAAAGCGGTAAAACGCGATGCATATAAAATAAGTGCTTTTTTGAGGTTTCGAGAAGTTAATCATGACGGACAAGAGCACTTTATCGCTTGGTATGAGCCGGAACATTTTAGCTTAGAGATTAAGCTCGACTTCTTCCAAACTCGTTTTAAAAATATGCGGTGGTCAATATTAACGCCTTATCGGGCTGCCCATTGGGATACTGAAAAGCTAGTTTTAGAAGATAACCCCGATCCGAGTGTGTTTCCTAATGACGACCGTATCGAAAAATATTGGCTCACTTATTACGCTAATATTTTTAATCCCGCCCGCATCAAAAAGAGCGCAATGTTGAGCTCAATGCCCAAAAAGTACTGGAAGAATATGCCCGAAACAGCTTTGATTGACGATATGATTCGAAATTCGGATGCGAGAGCGCGCAAAATGATAGTTGATGGGAATAAACGCTAATTCATTTCTCCAGCCTCTTTGCGGCCACAATTGGTCATTATGTATCGTTAAGTCTCAATCTTTTCAGCCATTTCAGTACCTAATATCGCCCCTTATA
The nucleotide sequence above comes from Alteromonas naphthalenivorans. Encoded proteins:
- a CDS encoding TIGR03915 family putative DNA repair protein; this encodes MKTITITSVPGYDEWRIAARECLAQAIPPENIIWQTSESIQDDLFGGGEHLIAASKPKAKHSIPKSVLTLIKYALCHQDASRFALCYRVLWRVIFENKNLIQLKTDEDIMQLITLAKAVKRDAYKISAFLRFREVNHDGQEHFIAWYEPEHFSLEIKLDFFQTRFKNMRWSILTPYRAAHWDTEKLVLEDNPDPSVFPNDDRIEKYWLTYYANIFNPARIKKSAMLSSMPKKYWKNMPETALIDDMIRNSDARARKMIVDGNKR